In Planococcus sp. MB-3u-03, the DNA window CTTGTGCCCGTAACACGACGTGGCAAAATTTTGCCTCGCTCAGAAATGAATTTCTTAAGCAAATCAGTGTCTTTGTAGTCGATGCGTGTAATGTTGTTTGAAGTGAAATAACAAACC includes these proteins:
- the rpsR gene encoding 30S ribosomal protein S18 produces the protein MAPRRGGKKRKKVCYFTSNNITRIDYKDTDLLKKFISERGKILPRRVTGTSAKWQRRLTIAVKRARIMALLPFVAEEK